From Magnolia sinica isolate HGM2019 chromosome 13, MsV1, whole genome shotgun sequence, one genomic window encodes:
- the LOC131224138 gene encoding ankyrin repeat-containing protein NPR4-like, with protein sequence MSKAQFPTIQPFSRTDMDMVMRSSQPFPSIDMDLRLYEASLRGDVPAFINLIHENMTILEQTTPRSSNTGLHLVSRCGHIKLAAEMIRLRPQMVAAKNDAGETPLHVACREGHVEMLVLLLAADPQAAYKLNRENQSMLYVACSRGHLDVVKHLLRKSQLLLMEEDSPSTSLHAAAAGGYTDIVRELLQERPDFARKFDGKGFTPLHLASNKGHAEATKEFLMVDPDLCFLRDNEGRMPSHLAAIGGRVSVLSAIISTDLRTAWMLTNERETVLHLSVKNDQYEAVRYLVEKLDVTNLVNFPDNDGNTILHLATARKLTMMVRYLVNNTNVGINILNRNGFTALDIVKDDVSNSGALLLASTLVGAGGKRSAELPPRSPEILRTTTSSPSRPLSSPKKVPNSPASSVQRRRKIHKEKQLELHTEGLQNARNIIIVVAVLIATVTFTAGISPPGGVYQGGQGDQGKPLIGKSTMDRVTSFKVFMVCNNIALFLSLGIVVVLVSVIPFRRKSMERLLACTHKVMSVALSFMAMAYIAATWAITEQCKGTRWILASLVSIGGGILMSIFLFLGVMLVRRWLRESEWRKMKETMKKNPTNSDIIKKEEGLIVNVNKELHTEGLQNARNIIIVVAVLIATVTFTAGINPPGGVYQGGQGDQGKPLIGKSTMDRVTSFKVFMVCNNIALFLSLGIVVVLVSVIPFRRKSMERLLACTHKVMSVALSFMAMAYIAATWAITEQLRRWLRESEWRKMKETMKKNPTNSDIIKKEEGLIVNVNRGKVCKHFVKKTNQKRIFKKSSFRSSEHKQRYLILEVRIWLAFPQAEFNKWVSMVQ encoded by the exons ATGTCTAAAGCTCAatttccaaccatccaaccattttcaagGACGGACATGGACATGGTCATGCGCTCCTCTCAACCATTTCCAAGCATCGACATGGATCTCCGGCTCTACGAGGCATCTCTGCGTGGCGACGTTCCTGCCTTCATCAATCTCATCCATGAAAACATGACCATCCTCGAACAAACAACACCTCGATCATCAAACACCGGGTTGCACCTTGTATCGAGGTGTGGGCATATCAAATTAGCAGCAGAAATGATCAGATTACGGCCTCAGATGGTGGCAGCAAAGAACGACGCCGGAGAGACTCCACTGCATGTCGCATGTCGTGAAGGGCACGTTGAGATGTTGGTGCTATTGCTGGCTGCTGATCCTCAGGCAGCTTATAAGCTCAACCGTGAGAACCAGAGCATGCTCTATGTGGCTTGTAGTCGTGGGCACTTGGATGTGGTGAAGCACCTCTTGAGAAAGTCACAGCTGCTGCTGATGGAAGAAGACAGTCCGTCTACGTCCCTTCATGCTGCTGCAGCTGGGGGATATACAG ACATTGTTCGAGAACTGTTACAAGAACGCCCGGATTTCGCACGGAAGTTTGATGGGAAAGGATTTACTCCATTACACTTAGCTTCAAACAAAGGGCATGCAGAAGCAACAAaagagtttctaatggttgatccAGACCTCTGTTTCCTGAGAGATAATGAGGGAAGGATGCCTTCGCATTTGGCGGCAATAGGAGGGAGAGTTTCAGTCCTTAGTGCAATCATCTCAACAGACCTGAGGACAGCATGGATGCTAACTAATGAAAGAGAGACTGTCTTACATTTGAGTGTCAAGAACGACCAGTATGAAGCAGTGAGGTATTTGGTGGAGAAGCTAGATGTGACCAACCTTGTCAACTTCCCTGACAATGACGGGAATACCATCTTGCATCTTGCAACTGCTAGAAAACTAACCATG ATGGTGAGGTACCTAGTCAACAATACCAATGTAGGGATCAATATCTTGAACCGCAACGGATTCACAGCTCTCGACATTGTCAAGGATGACGTTAGCAATTCGGGTGCACTCCTGCTTGCATCAACACTAGTGGGTGCCGGTGGCAAGAGAAGTGCTGAATTGCCACCTAGATCTCCTGAAATACTAAGAACAACCACAAGCTCCCCTTCAAGGCCCTTATCGTCGCCCAAAAAGGTTCCAAACTCCCCAGCCAGTTCGGTACAACGACGGCGTAAAATTCACAAGGAAAAGCAGCTAGAGCTCCACACTGAGGGGCTCCAAAATGCTCGAAACATAATTATAGTGGTTGCTGTTCTAATTGCCACTGTCACCTTCACCGCTGGTATCAGCCCACCTGGTGGCGTTTACCAAGGGGGGCAAGGGGACCAAGGGAAGCCATTAATCGGAAAGTCAACCATGGACAGGGTGACATCTTTCAAGGTCTTCATGGTCTGCAATAACATTGCATTGTTTCTATCACTAGGAATCGTCGTTGTTCTAGTCAGTGTAATACCTTTCCGGCGTAAATCAATGGAGAGACTACTAGCATGCACTCATAAGGTCATGTCAGTTGCTCTGTCTTTCATGGCAATGGCATACATAGCAGCCACATGGGCGATCACTGAACAGTGTAAGGGGACAAGATGGATCTTGGCTAGTCTAGTATCAATTGGAGGGGGGATTCTCATGTCCATTTTTCTGTTTTTGGGGGTTATGCTAGTGAGGCGTTGGCTGAGGGAGTcggaatggaggaaaatgaagGAGACGATGAAAAAAAATCCAACCAACAGTGACATCATAAAAAAGGAAGAGGGGCTGATTGTGAATGTGAATAAAG AGCTCCACACTGAGGGGCTCCAAAATGCTCGAAACATAATTATAGTGGTTGCTGTTCTAATTGCCACTGTCACCTTCACTGCTGGTATCAACCCACCTGGTGGCGTTTACCAAGGGGGGCAAGGGGACCAAGGGAAGCCATTAATTGGAAAGTCAACCATGGACAGGGTGACATCTTTCAAGGTCTTCATGGTCTGCAATAACATTGCATTGTTTCTATCACTAGGAATCGTCGTTGTTCTAGTCAGTGTAATACCTTTCCGACGTAAATCAATGGAGAGACTACTAGCATGCACTCATAAGGTCATGTCAGTTGCTCTGTCTTTCATGGCAATGGCATACATAGCAGCCACATGGGCGATCACTGAACAGT TGAGGCGTTGGCTGAGGGAGTcggaatggaggaaaatgaagGAGACGATGAAAAAAAATCCAACCAACAGTGACATCATAAAAAAGGAAGAGGGGCTGATTGTGAATGTGAATAGAG GCAAGGTTTGCAAGCATTTCGTCAAGAagacaaaccaaaaaagaatCTTTAAGAAGAGCTCCTTTAGATCATCAGAACACAAGCAGAGATATCTGATACTTGAGGTGAGGATATGGTTAGCATTCCCACAAGCTGAATTCAACAAGTGGGTCTCTATGGTTCAGTAA